The genomic DNA AGGTGGTTCTGAAGCACCTATCATTCAAATAGGGATGGCTGGCTTTAATGCATTAAAGGCGCTCTCTACACGTAATGAAGACTACCGAACCGCTTCGCGCCCCTTTGACAAGACAAGAGATGGGTTTGTGATGGGCGAAGGCGCAGGCGCTTTAGTCCTTGAGTCTTATGCCCACGCACAGCAGAGAAAGGCTAAAATTTACGCTGAAGTAGTAGGTGTAGGGATGTCTGCAGATGCTTACCACATTACCGCTCCAGATATGGAGGGGGTAGTTTTAGCATTGCAACGCGCATTAGCCAATGCTGGCCTTTCACCAGATTGTATAGATTACATCAATGCCCATGGCACCAGCACCCCATTGGGCGACATCAATGAAATACAGGCCATTGAACATGTATTTGGTAGCCATGCCTATAAGCTGAATATTAGCTCGACGAAGTCGATGACTGGTCACCTACTAGGTGCAGCAGGCGCTATAGAATCTATTGCCACCGTTTTAGCATTGTTACATCAGGTAGTACCCCCAACCATTAACCATAAGGTATTAGATGAAGCCATTGATTCACGGATCAATTTGACATTAAACAAGGCAGTAACAAGATCTATTTTATTTGCACAAAACAATGCCTTTGGCTTTGGTGGACACAACGTTTCTATAATCTTCAAAAGATGGGAAGATTCCTAAATTTACTCCAGTATTTTTTTACAAAGCGAAATCCCGGTACGCAACAGTTGGTCTCTTTTGTAAGAGCGGTTACTGGCATGATGCCTTTAAACCTAGCTTTATATAAAGTAGCCCTTCAACATAGCTCTATAGAAGAGGGACATACTTCCAATGAACGGCTAGAGTTTCTAGGGGATGCTATATTATCTGCCATTGTAGCAGACTATCTCTTCAAGAAATATCCCTTAAAAGAAGAGGGTTTTTTAACAGACATACGATCCAGGTTGGTCAACAGGGATTCCTTAAATGGATTGGCACGTAAAATTCATTTAGATAAGCTATTGCATTATGACACAAATCTTGTAAAACGAAGTGGCCATAAGTTTATTTATGGCAATGCCTTAGAAGCCCTTATTGGTGCCGTTTACTTAGATCATGGTTATGAACGCTGCCAAAAGTTTGTTATTGAGCGTCTTATAGTCAATTATATAAGTTTGAAAGAGCTTATAGAGCACGACACCAACTTTAAGAGCAGAATTATTCAATGGGCACACAAACACCACCGTCAAGTAACTTTTAGGATTCTTGAAGAAAAACAATATGAATACTATAAAGAATTTACCGCTCAGGTGGTTGTGGATGAAAAGGTTATGGGAGAAGGGACGGGAAGAACTAAAAAATGTGCCGAACAAATGGCTGCCCAGCAAGCCTTACAATATACAGAACAATAAAGATAAAACATCTAACGCTTATCTTTAACTTTTCTGAAGACCCATTCTATAAGTGACCAACCATTTATCTAGACAAATTATGGAAGCACAAGATATACTAGATGTTGTTACTTCATCTGACTATCAATATGGTTTTGAGAGTAATATTCCCGTAGATGCGATTCCAAAAGGTTTAACCGAAGCGACCATTCGCCTCATTGCTGAGAAAAAAAATGAACCAGATTGGTTACTAGAGCGGCGTTTACAAGCCTTTCATCATCTCTCTAAATTAAAAGAACCTATCTGGGCAAAGGTTACCTATCCGCCTATAGATTACCAAAACATTATTTATTACGCAGCACCTAAACAAAAGGTACAATTAAATAGTTTAGAAGAGGCTGATCCAGCATTACTGGCCACCTTTAAGCGGTTAGGGATTTCATTAGAGGAACAAAAAAGGCTAGCGGGAGTAGCTATGGATGTGGTATTAGATAGTGTTTCCGTTGCCACTACTTTTAAAGACACATTAAACCGGCTGGGGATTATTTTTTGTTCTTTTAGTGAAGCGGTGCAAAAGCATCCTGATTTGGTGCAAAAATATTTAGGTAAGGTGGTCCCGATGACTGATAATTACTTTGCTACCCTCAAC from Cardinium endosymbiont of Philonthus spinipes includes the following:
- the fabF gene encoding beta-ketoacyl-ACP synthase II; translated protein: MLPTRVVITGLGALTPIGNTVEAYWRGLLAGQSGAEPITKFDTTRHKTKFACTLKAYDPHNYLDVKDIRRMDPFTQYAMVAGDEAIQDAALTNSLVDKTRVGVVWGSGIGGLGTTEATVLELAANSMDPKINPFFIPKIIPDIPSGHLSIKYGFKGPNFATVAACASALNAIVAAFQLIKLGDADVVVAGGSEAPIIQIGMAGFNALKALSTRNEDYRTASRPFDKTRDGFVMGEGAGALVLESYAHAQQRKAKIYAEVVGVGMSADAYHITAPDMEGVVLALQRALANAGLSPDCIDYINAHGTSTPLGDINEIQAIEHVFGSHAYKLNISSTKSMTGHLLGAAGAIESIATVLALLHQVVPPTINHKVLDEAIDSRINLTLNKAVTRSILFAQNNAFGFGGHNVSIIFKRWEDS
- the rnc gene encoding ribonuclease III gives rise to the protein MGRFLNLLQYFFTKRNPGTQQLVSFVRAVTGMMPLNLALYKVALQHSSIEEGHTSNERLEFLGDAILSAIVADYLFKKYPLKEEGFLTDIRSRLVNRDSLNGLARKIHLDKLLHYDTNLVKRSGHKFIYGNALEALIGAVYLDHGYERCQKFVIERLIVNYISLKELIEHDTNFKSRIIQWAHKHHRQVTFRILEEKQYEYYKEFTAQVVVDEKVMGEGTGRTKKCAEQMAAQQALQYTEQ